One Coregonus clupeaformis isolate EN_2021a chromosome 21, ASM2061545v1, whole genome shotgun sequence DNA window includes the following coding sequences:
- the LOC121534487 gene encoding carbonic anhydrase 4-like, producing the protein MIQFVVIVATIFVPAAYSSWCYHDPSCNDTTWSTIASEHCNGSRQSPINIVSRSAVGNSTLTAFNFTKYGDNTTMKKITNTGETVKVELMSGVQITGGALSEAYDSLQFHLHWGNGTSVPGSEHTVDGTRYPMELHIVNAKSSLNGNTTAAVADGTGLAALGFFVEAMPGNVTGSSAAWNTLTSYLANITLKDEYVNITHAISLDELLEGVDRTKYYRYLGSLTIPNCNEAVVWTEFKDPIKVSKDLVSLCNNFTIN; encoded by the exons atGATTCAATTTGTGGTTATCGTTGCGACTATCTTTGTCCCCGCTGCATACAGTT CGTGGTGTTACCATGATCCTAGTTGTA ATGACACCACTTGGTCCACCATTGCCAGTGAACATTGCAACGGATCCCGTCAGTCTCCCATCAACATCGTCTCCAGATCGGCAGTGGGCAACTCAACCCTGACTGCTTTCAACTTCACCAAATATGGAGACAACACCACAATGAAGAAGATCACGAACACTGGTGAAACCG tcAAGGTGGAGCTGATGAGTGGTGTCCAGATTACAGGCGGGGCCCTGTCTGAGGCCTATGACAGCCTGCAGTTTCACCTGCACTGGGGCAACGGTACCTCAGTCCCTGGGTCGGAGCACACAGTGGATGGAACCCGCTACCCCATGGAG TTGCACATAGTAAATGCCAAGTCTTCACTCAATGGTAACACGACTGCGGCCGTTGCAGATGGCACAGGACTCGCTGCTCTTGGCTTCTTCGTAGAG GCAATGCCGGGTAATGTGACTGGTTCATCAGCAGCCTGGAATACTCTGACATCCTACTTGGCCAACATCACActaaaag atGAGTATGTAAACATTACTCATGCTATTTCATTGGATGAGCTCCTGGAAGGGGTGGACCGTACCAAATACTACCGTTACCTTGGCTCCCTGACCATTCCAAATTGCAATGAGGCTGTGGTTTGGACAGAGTTCAAGGACCCTATCAAAGTCAGCAAGGACTTGGTGAGTTTGTGCAACAATTTTACCATAAACTGA